The nucleotide sequence AAGCATACGACAGGATTGTGCAAGAAGTTTGCGTCTGGGTGGCGCGCGTTTCCAGGCTCGGCCGCTGTCGTTGGCGGGTCAGCACCCCGCAACCTTGATGATCATGGAGAAAGTAGGCTTCCGGGTCGCCGGGGACCCGACCTTCTCCATGATCAACTCGGCGGGGCGGGGTCGCTGTCGTTGGCGGGTCAGCGGACGGGGCGCGGTTCCTCGGTCACCTCATCGGGCTCGTCGGCGACCTCGGCGGCCGTGGGTTCGGCGTGCTTCGACAACGCGCTCGGCCACCACATGACCCGCCCGAGGTCGAGGTTGAGCGCCGTCACGAGGATGGAGCGGACGATCAGCGTGTCGAGCAGCACGCCCAGCGCCACCGCGATCCCGATCTCCGCGAACGCCACCACCGGCAGGGTCGCCAGCACGGCGAACGTCCCCGCCAGCACGAGTCCGGCGGAGGTGATGACGCCGCCGGTGGCGGCGAGCCCGATCAGCGCGCCGCGCCTCGTCCCGTGCTGCTTGGCCTCCTCATGGACGCGCGTCATCAGGAAGATGTTGTAGTCGATCCCCAACGCGACGAGGAACACAAAGACGAACAGCGGGAACGCGGTATCGGCGCCGGCGAACCCGAGGAGATGCTCGAAGATCAGCGAGCTCAGCCCGAGCGCCGCCGCGAAGGACAGCACGACGGTCGCGACCAGGATCAGCGGCGCGACGAACGCCCGCAGCAGGATCATGAGGATCACGAACACCGCCACCAGCACCAGCGGCATGATCACCGTGCTGTCGCGGGCGGCCGCGTTCTTCGCGTCCAGGGCGATCGCGGTGTTGCCGCCGACCAGCGCGTCCGCGTCGGGGACGGCGTGCACGCTGTCGCGGACCGCCTCCACCGTGTCCTGCGCCGCCGGGCTGTCCGGCGCGGCGTCGAGGGTGCCCTCCATGTACACGAGGTCGCCGATGGACTCCGGTTCGGTGACCTCGGCGATGCCGTCGGTGTCCTCGAACGCCTGCCGCACGTCGTCGGCGGCGCCGGCGTTGGAGATGACGGTGACCGGGCTGCCGGTGCCGGCCGGGAAGTGCCGGGCGAGGGCCTCCTCGCCGGCGATCGACGCGGGACGGTCGACGAAGGCGTCGGCGTTCGCGATGACGCCGGTGTTGAGGCCGAGCAGGCCGAGCGCCATCGCGCCGAGCGCCAGCGACGTCCCGATCCACACCGTCCGCGGCCGGTGCGCGATCGCCCGTCCGGTCCGCGCCCAGAACCCGCGCTCCGTCGGCTCGTCCGACCCGAACCGCGGCTTGAGCGGCCAGAACACCCACCGCCCGGAGATGACGAGCAGCGCCGGCAGCAGCGTCAGCATCGCCGCCAGGCCGATGACGATGCCGACGGCCAGCACCGGGCCCATGCCGCGGGTCGAGTTCATCTCCGCGGCCAGCAGGCACAGCATGCCGACGGTGACGGTGGCGGCGCTGGCCACGATGGCCGGACCGGCCCGGTGCAGCGCGAACGCCATCGCCTCGTGCCGGTCCTCGTGCCGGCGCAGCTCCTCGCGGTACCGCGCGATCAGCAGCAACGCGTAGTCGGTGCTCGCGCCGAACACCAGCACCAGCAAGATCCCGGCGGTCTGCCCGTTGACGGTGACGCCGGCGTACTCGGCCAGCAGGTATACGACGGCCTGGGCGGCGGTGAGCGCGGTGAACGCCGAGAACACCGGGATGAACCACAGCACCGGGCTGCGGTAGGAGATCAGCAGGATGACGATGACGACGCCCATCGCCGCGTAGAGCAGCGTGCCGTCGATGCCCTCGAACGCGTCGGCGAAGTCGGCGGAGACACCGGCCGGCCCGGCGACGTAGGCGGACAACCCTTCGGGCTCGTCGGC is from Jiangella alkaliphila and encodes:
- a CDS encoding MMPL family transporter, translated to MASTRRRLGPLVCGRRSKWIVLGFWLVVMGVGFPLSAELTGAQDNDTASWLPGSAESTQVFEAQQDAFQTGEELPAIVVYERQGGITPEDQAKAAADAEAFAGVEHVTGDVVGPIPSEDGEALQVIVRVDPGDGGWFALGDAVDAMNDILADEPEGLSAYVAGPAGVSADFADAFEGIDGTLLYAAMGVVIVILLISYRSPVLWFIPVFSAFTALTAAQAVVYLLAEYAGVTVNGQTAGILLVLVFGASTDYALLLIARYREELRRHEDRHEAMAFALHRAGPAIVASAATVTVGMLCLLAAEMNSTRGMGPVLAVGIVIGLAAMLTLLPALLVISGRWVFWPLKPRFGSDEPTERGFWARTGRAIAHRPRTVWIGTSLALGAMALGLLGLNTGVIANADAFVDRPASIAGEEALARHFPAGTGSPVTVISNAGAADDVRQAFEDTDGIAEVTEPESIGDLVYMEGTLDAAPDSPAAQDTVEAVRDSVHAVPDADALVGGNTAIALDAKNAAARDSTVIMPLVLVAVFVILMILLRAFVAPLILVATVVLSFAAALGLSSLIFEHLLGFAGADTAFPLFVFVFLVALGIDYNIFLMTRVHEEAKQHGTRRGALIGLAATGGVITSAGLVLAGTFAVLATLPVVAFAEIGIAVALGVLLDTLIVRSILVTALNLDLGRVMWWPSALSKHAEPTAAEVADEPDEVTEEPRPVR